A part of Anabas testudineus chromosome 7, fAnaTes1.2, whole genome shotgun sequence genomic DNA contains:
- the gp9 gene encoding platelet glycoprotein IX isoform X2: MLSSLTLAVLLLLATSSAHAIHQPCLCSALPSGGLTVNCSTLNLMELPSLPSDTTELYVEDNLLTTVTPGQFDRVVSLKKVSLSGNPFHCDCRIQYLRNWLLKNRAIVLKEPVCVSPSSVAQKAITELSDDYFSSCVLASCTDVAYNTLLGVTLCCVLVLLLWSYRLARRSTFTLYIDKRHAGFQADSLRSMKPKHRRRPHTELSQMVSVPVF; the protein is encoded by the coding sequence ATGCTGTCCAGTTTAACCTTAGCCGTCCTCCTTCTCCTGGCAACATCAAGTGCACACGCTATTCATCAACCCTGCCTATGCTCAGCTCTCCCGTCTGGTGGTCTCACAGTCAACTGCAGCACTTTAAACCTTATGGAGCTTCCTTCTCTGCCCTCAGACACAACAGAGCTCTATGTGGAGGACAATTTGCTTACCACAGTGACTCCAGGCCAGTTTGACAGAGTGGTTAGTTTGAAAAAAGTCTCACTATCTGGCAACCCCTTCCACTGTGACTGCAGGATTCAATACCTGAGGAACTGGTTGCTGAAGAACAGGGCTATTGTTTTAAAGGAGCCTGTCTGTGTCAGTCCAAGCTCTGTGGCTCAGAAAGCCATCACAGAACTCAGCGATGACTACTTTTCTTCCTGTGTCCTGGCAAGTTGTACTGATGTGGCTTATAACACCTTATTGGGGGTGACGCTATGCTGTGTCCTTGTTCTGCTTCTGTGGAGCTACAGACTGGCCCGGAGGTCTACCTTCACTCTCTACATAGATAAGAGACATGCAGGATTTCAAGCAGACTCTTTGCGCTCAATGAAGCCCAAACACAGGAGAAGGCCGCACACTGAACTGTCACAG
- the gp9 gene encoding platelet glycoprotein IX isoform X1 produces the protein MLSSLTLAVLLLLATSSAHAIHQPCLCSALPSGGLTVNCSTLNLMELPSLPSDTTELYVEDNLLTTVTPGQFDRVVSLKKVSLSGNPFHCDCRIQYLRNWLLKNRAIVLKEPVCVSPSSVAQKAITELSDDYFSSCVLASCTDVAYNTLLGVTLCCVLVLLLWSYRLARRSTFTLYIDKRHAGFQADSLRSMKPKHRRRPHTELSQVSVDYDSLSYTDDLQRPLINMELRPQVMDVLHKKHDKRIKAT, from the coding sequence ATGCTGTCCAGTTTAACCTTAGCCGTCCTCCTTCTCCTGGCAACATCAAGTGCACACGCTATTCATCAACCCTGCCTATGCTCAGCTCTCCCGTCTGGTGGTCTCACAGTCAACTGCAGCACTTTAAACCTTATGGAGCTTCCTTCTCTGCCCTCAGACACAACAGAGCTCTATGTGGAGGACAATTTGCTTACCACAGTGACTCCAGGCCAGTTTGACAGAGTGGTTAGTTTGAAAAAAGTCTCACTATCTGGCAACCCCTTCCACTGTGACTGCAGGATTCAATACCTGAGGAACTGGTTGCTGAAGAACAGGGCTATTGTTTTAAAGGAGCCTGTCTGTGTCAGTCCAAGCTCTGTGGCTCAGAAAGCCATCACAGAACTCAGCGATGACTACTTTTCTTCCTGTGTCCTGGCAAGTTGTACTGATGTGGCTTATAACACCTTATTGGGGGTGACGCTATGCTGTGTCCTTGTTCTGCTTCTGTGGAGCTACAGACTGGCCCGGAGGTCTACCTTCACTCTCTACATAGATAAGAGACATGCAGGATTTCAAGCAGACTCTTTGCGCTCAATGAAGCCCAAACACAGGAGAAGGCCGCACACTGAACTGTCACAGGTCAGTGTGGACTACGATTCTCTCAGTTATACAGATGATCTCCAAAGGCCACTCATAAACATGGAGTTACGGCCCCAAGTAATGGATGTGTTGCACAAAAAGCACGATAAAAGGATAAAGGCTACCTGA